One segment of Paenibacillus rhizovicinus DNA contains the following:
- the asd gene encoding aspartate-semialdehyde dehydrogenase, with amino-acid sequence MAGKLKVGIVGGTGMVGQRLVQLLEQHPWFQVTSIAASAGSAGKTYEEAVQNRWKLSGSIPEGVKNIVVQDASKVEEVASQVDFIFCAVDMKKNEIQALEEAYAKTGTPVVSNNSAHRWTPDIPMVIPEINPGHIEVIAAQRKRLGTSTGFIAVKPNCSIQSYVPALHALLDFKPTQVVASTYQAISGAGKNFTDWPDMLDNVIPYIGGEEEKSEQEPLRIWGSIVNNEIVKASSPLITTQCIRVPVTDGHLATVFASFENKPAKEEILARWLNFKGRPQELGLPSAPKQFITYFEEENRPQTKLDRDLEGGMGVSVGRLREDSIYDYKFVGLSHNTLRGAAGGAVLIAELLKAEGYIQAK; translated from the coding sequence ATGGCAGGTAAGCTGAAAGTCGGTATTGTCGGTGGAACGGGCATGGTAGGTCAACGTCTCGTCCAATTGTTGGAGCAGCATCCTTGGTTCCAAGTCACGTCCATTGCAGCAAGCGCGGGATCGGCAGGCAAAACATACGAGGAAGCCGTGCAAAATAGATGGAAGCTGTCCGGATCCATTCCGGAAGGCGTGAAGAACATCGTCGTGCAGGATGCTTCGAAAGTCGAGGAAGTCGCATCGCAGGTCGATTTTATCTTCTGCGCGGTCGATATGAAGAAGAACGAGATTCAAGCCTTGGAAGAGGCATACGCGAAGACGGGTACGCCCGTCGTGTCCAACAACTCGGCGCATCGCTGGACGCCGGACATCCCGATGGTCATCCCGGAGATCAACCCGGGCCATATCGAAGTGATTGCGGCACAGCGCAAACGTCTGGGCACTTCGACCGGTTTCATTGCCGTGAAGCCGAACTGCTCCATTCAGAGCTACGTGCCCGCGCTGCACGCCTTGCTCGATTTCAAACCGACTCAGGTCGTGGCGTCGACGTACCAAGCGATCTCCGGCGCCGGCAAAAACTTCACCGACTGGCCGGATATGCTGGATAACGTGATCCCGTACATCGGCGGCGAAGAAGAGAAGAGCGAGCAGGAGCCGCTTCGCATCTGGGGCAGCATCGTCAATAACGAGATCGTCAAAGCAAGCTCGCCGCTCATTACGACGCAATGCATCCGCGTTCCGGTTACGGACGGCCATCTGGCTACCGTATTCGCATCGTTCGAGAACAAACCGGCGAAAGAGGAAATTCTTGCGCGCTGGTTGAATTTCAAAGGTCGCCCGCAGGAGCTCGGCCTGCCAAGCGCGCCGAAACAGTTCATCACCTATTTCGAAGAAGAGAACAGACCGCAGACGAAGCTGGATCGCGATCTCGAAGGCGGCATGGGCGTATCGGTCGGCAGATTGCGCGAAGACTCCATCTACGACTACAAGTTCGTGGGCCTGTCGCATAACACGCTGCGCGGCGCGGCGGGCGGCGCGGTTCTGATCGCCGAGCTGCTCAAAGCAGAAGGCTACATTCAAGCGAAATAA
- a CDS encoding Gfo/Idh/MocA family protein encodes MSAVRFGIVGGGWRTEFFMRIAEALPGRFRVAGVVIRDAGKGEAFEREWGVPTYRTLDALLSGTSPAFVVVSVPRKVAPSIMLELADRGVPTLCETPPAETLEELVSLYRQAADRKGRIQVAEQYAFQPNHAARLEIVRSGRLGQVTQAQVSAAHDYHGISLMRRYLGIGFENATIRASAFASPIVEGPGRSGPPAEQRIVTSNQVMASFDFDGKYGSYDFTGDQYFSWIRSPRLLVRGDSGEINNFDVRYLVDHLTPVHLQLTRQQAGLDGNLEGYYLKSLHCGELVAYRNESAPARLTDDEIAVATCLARMGEYAAGGSDFYGLAEACQDHYLALAMQRSLETGEAVTTETQCWAE; translated from the coding sequence ATGAGCGCGGTTCGTTTCGGTATCGTTGGCGGCGGCTGGCGTACCGAGTTCTTCATGCGTATCGCGGAGGCACTGCCCGGGCGCTTCCGGGTTGCGGGCGTCGTCATCCGGGACGCCGGGAAAGGGGAAGCGTTCGAACGCGAGTGGGGTGTCCCGACGTATCGCACGCTGGACGCGTTGCTAAGCGGAACCTCTCCTGCATTCGTCGTCGTCAGCGTGCCGCGTAAAGTCGCTCCGTCCATCATGCTGGAGCTCGCGGACCGCGGCGTTCCGACGCTGTGCGAGACGCCTCCGGCAGAGACGCTGGAGGAGCTCGTCTCGCTCTATCGGCAGGCCGCAGACCGCAAAGGACGCATTCAGGTGGCGGAGCAATACGCGTTCCAGCCGAATCATGCTGCCCGGCTGGAGATTGTCCGTTCCGGCCGGTTAGGTCAAGTTACGCAGGCGCAAGTGTCCGCCGCTCACGACTATCACGGCATCAGCCTCATGCGCCGCTATCTCGGCATCGGCTTCGAGAATGCCACGATCCGCGCTTCCGCCTTCGCATCGCCGATCGTGGAAGGTCCGGGGCGTTCCGGTCCGCCGGCCGAGCAGCGAATCGTGACGTCCAATCAGGTCATGGCCTCGTTCGATTTCGACGGCAAATACGGCTCGTACGATTTCACCGGCGATCAGTATTTCTCCTGGATTCGTTCTCCGAGGCTGCTCGTGCGGGGAGATAGCGGAGAAATCAACAATTTCGACGTGCGCTACTTGGTCGATCATCTGACGCCCGTTCATCTGCAGCTAACCCGCCAACAAGCGGGGCTGGACGGCAATCTCGAAGGCTATTACCTGAAGAGCCTGCATTGCGGAGAGCTGGTGGCTTATCGGAACGAATCCGCTCCGGCACGGCTGACCGACGATGAAATCGCGGTGGCGACATGTCTGGCGAGGATGGGCGAATACGCGGCCGGCGGTTCGGACTTCTACGGCTTGGCGGAAGCATGCCAAGACCATTATTTGGCGCTGGCGATGCAGCGATCGCTGGAAACGGGCGAAGCGGTGACGACCGAGACGCAATGCTGGGCGGAGTAA
- a CDS encoding YwaF family protein — MMASFINPRISEHFLAYSPSHVVVLAILLAFAGMLYRFRNEIRRRSSVKQTIRYGLLACLIVPECFLFWWYATEDLWNARYTLPLELCSISQMLAIVMLIARSRLLYQIVLFAGIGGAIQAMLTPDLVYPFPHFRFFHFFIVHMAIILAPLYMTWIERYRPTWKSIGITMIFLNILVVLVGGVDYWLDANYMFLKHKPEAASLLDALGSYPYYLITEEFIAVGIFSLMYVPFLLRKRR, encoded by the coding sequence ATGATGGCCTCGTTCATTAATCCGAGAATCTCGGAGCACTTCCTTGCCTATTCTCCCTCGCATGTTGTCGTACTTGCGATCCTGCTCGCGTTCGCCGGCATGCTGTATCGCTTCCGAAACGAAATTCGCAGACGGTCGAGCGTGAAGCAGACGATTCGTTACGGCCTTCTTGCCTGCTTGATCGTACCGGAGTGCTTCCTCTTCTGGTGGTACGCGACGGAGGATTTATGGAACGCGAGGTATACGCTGCCGCTTGAGTTGTGCAGTATTTCGCAAATGCTTGCCATCGTCATGCTGATCGCGCGCAGCCGTCTTTTGTACCAGATCGTGTTGTTCGCCGGCATTGGCGGCGCGATTCAAGCGATGCTTACACCCGATCTCGTATATCCGTTTCCCCATTTCCGATTCTTCCACTTCTTCATCGTGCATATGGCCATCATCCTAGCGCCGCTCTATATGACATGGATCGAGCGCTATCGTCCTACCTGGAAATCCATCGGCATTACGATGATCTTCCTGAACATCCTCGTCGTTCTCGTGGGCGGCGTCGATTATTGGCTGGATGCCAACTATATGTTCCTCAAGCATAAGCCGGAAGCGGCTTCGTTATTGGATGCCTTGGGGTCTTACCCGTACTATTTAATCACGGAAGAGTTCATAGCGGTCGGCATCTTCTCCTTGATGTACGTACCCTTCCTTCTTCGCAAACGGAGGTAG
- the tyrS gene encoding tyrosine--tRNA ligase produces the protein MTKETVIEHVDLLEDLEYRGLVHQVTDRENLSKKLQEEQLTLYCGFDPTADSLHIGSLLPILILRRFQNAGHAPIALVGGGTGLIGDPSGRSSERSLNTSDTVAEWTNSLKRQLSTFLDFDAEGNAAKLVSNYDWISQLDVISFLRDVGKNFTVNYMLAKDSVDSRLANGISFTEFSYMILQAYDFWKLHQEHGCHLQVGGSDQWGNITAGLDLIGKMGSSGAFGLTMPLVTKSDGKKFGKSETGAIWLDRNKTSVYHFYQFWMNTDDSDVIKFLKYFTFLTRPEIEALEEELKQQPEKRAAQRELARQVTKLVHGEEAVESAEKITLALFSGDITKLTEAELVEALQGLPTTVLAAQEEKPLMDLLIEAGVAPSRRQARQDIEGNAISVNGVKQAGMETVITADQRLHGKYIVLRKGKKNYFLVRFE, from the coding sequence ATGACGAAAGAAACCGTAATCGAGCATGTCGATCTGTTGGAGGATCTGGAATACCGCGGACTGGTGCATCAAGTGACCGACCGCGAGAATCTGAGCAAGAAGCTTCAAGAAGAGCAGCTTACGCTGTATTGCGGCTTTGATCCGACCGCGGACAGCCTGCATATCGGCAGCCTGCTTCCGATTTTGATTTTGCGCCGCTTCCAAAATGCCGGCCATGCGCCGATCGCGCTGGTAGGCGGAGGCACGGGCTTGATCGGCGATCCGAGCGGCCGTTCGTCGGAGCGCTCGCTCAATACATCGGATACGGTCGCGGAATGGACGAACAGCTTGAAACGCCAGCTCTCCACGTTCCTGGATTTCGATGCGGAAGGCAATGCCGCCAAGCTGGTCAGCAACTACGATTGGATTTCCCAACTGGACGTCATTTCGTTCTTGCGGGACGTCGGCAAAAACTTCACGGTGAATTACATGCTGGCGAAAGACTCGGTCGACTCGCGCTTGGCGAACGGAATCTCGTTCACGGAATTCAGCTACATGATTCTGCAAGCTTACGACTTCTGGAAGCTGCACCAAGAGCATGGCTGCCATCTCCAAGTCGGCGGCAGCGACCAATGGGGCAACATTACGGCGGGTCTGGATCTGATCGGGAAAATGGGCAGCAGCGGCGCTTTCGGACTGACGATGCCGCTCGTAACGAAGAGCGACGGGAAGAAGTTCGGTAAATCCGAGACGGGCGCCATCTGGTTGGATCGGAACAAAACGTCGGTGTACCACTTCTACCAGTTCTGGATGAATACGGACGATAGCGACGTCATCAAGTTTTTGAAATATTTCACGTTCCTGACCCGGCCGGAAATCGAAGCGCTCGAGGAAGAGCTGAAGCAGCAGCCGGAGAAACGCGCCGCGCAGCGCGAACTGGCTCGTCAAGTGACGAAGCTCGTACACGGTGAAGAAGCCGTCGAGAGCGCGGAGAAGATCACGCTGGCGTTGTTCTCCGGCGATATTACGAAGTTGACGGAAGCGGAGCTCGTGGAAGCCTTGCAAGGTTTGCCGACGACCGTTCTTGCCGCTCAAGAGGAGAAGCCGCTCATGGATCTGCTTATCGAAGCGGGCGTGGCTCCGTCTCGCCGTCAAGCTAGACAAGACATCGAAGGCAACGCGATCTCCGTGAACGGAGTCAAGCAAGCTGGCATGGAGACGGTCATTACCGCCGATCAGCGGCTTCACGGCAAATACATCGTGCTGCGCAAAGGGAAGAAGAATTATTTCCTCGTCCGATTCGAATAG
- a CDS encoding YDG domain-containing protein, producing the protein MKLFVAAAILLTLVGVTAGSRIGPFAPDAANAAAPLTQVTISGLKVADKNYDGNTSATIDWSGATLGGVTPGDSVSINHAGVTAAFADLNAGANKPATISGLSLSGADAGKYALDSSTMNVTATINKTVFTVNGLVVNNKTYDGTTSGSIDYSHAVVSANGYFDADIGVYANGIAAFSDKNAGNGKQVTITGFTVGGRTDAASLLVGNYIVNPVTLTADITPKALTIDGITATNKTYDGTTAATINVGAATLTGKVGSDDLRVDVSASTADFAGVDAGNGQIVVINGLAIGGTDKNNYALTSTSAYALANITPKPLTLTGLAGIDKVYDGTTGAQVSYGGIQFTGVIISDFLTLNFANQNVAFSDKNAGNGKLITVTGLAITGPDAANYTLNPVTATANIMPKQLSVTGITANDKTYDGDAGTTLDFSAANLTGKVGTDDVSLDTAAVTGAFANKDAGNGKSVAISGLALKGAASGNYTLSSTTAAATADIMPKTISVTGIAANDKIYDGETTAMLDFSAASLTGKVGTDDVSLDTAAVTGTFSDEDAAAGKSVAISGLALKGAAGGNYTLSSTTAAATADITPKQVSVTGITADDKTYDGDANATLDFSAASLTGKVGTDDVSLDTASVTGTFSDRNSDTGKSVAISGLALSGAASGNYTLASATATATADITPKPLAVTGITARNKTYDGKTTAKIDVGTAALTGIVGTDDVGLDASAAAGEFADRKTGRGKTVTVSGLALTGTDAGNYTLDPYTTTANINSVSVDPGPGQEVAPENHDLWTETTSQLDGNAVTTATVNQTELEALLAEGQARHITIDVQAESDDVRIVLNGQMIQMLNDNNATLEIRTGRSTYTLNAQQLNIDQAVKQWGQSISLQDVIVQIELASPSSEMLKVAEDAAVAGKFTVQVPPVEFAIHVDYEGASVPVSSFSAYVKRTIALPDDVDPAKITTAVVIETNGTVHHVPTKIVQVDGKFYAQISSLTNSTYAVIWHPVAFSDMTAHWAKAAVNDMGSRMIIEGTGDGRFNPDGEITRAEFLAILVRGLGLKPTGGSSTFTDVKATDWFASAVNTAAAYQLVTGDKNGAFLPNDKITREQAMTILSKAMKLTGLQNKLSDAASDTVLHSYADAAAVSAWARSGVADSVLAGIVTGKSNGKLAPKDHMTRAETATVIQRLLQQSDLI; encoded by the coding sequence ATGAAACTATTCGTTGCTGCAGCTATCCTTCTTACCTTAGTTGGAGTTACGGCAGGGAGCAGGATAGGGCCGTTCGCGCCGGATGCAGCGAATGCCGCCGCACCATTAACTCAGGTCACCATCAGCGGACTGAAAGTCGCCGACAAGAATTATGACGGAAACACGTCGGCCACGATCGACTGGAGCGGCGCAACATTAGGTGGAGTCACGCCTGGCGATTCGGTATCGATCAATCATGCCGGCGTTACGGCAGCCTTCGCGGACCTGAATGCCGGCGCGAACAAGCCGGCGACCATCTCCGGCCTGTCGTTAAGCGGAGCCGATGCGGGCAAGTATGCGCTGGATTCGTCGACCATGAACGTGACGGCAACGATCAATAAGACGGTGTTTACTGTAAACGGCCTCGTAGTCAACAACAAAACTTACGATGGCACTACCAGCGGTTCCATCGATTATAGCCACGCAGTAGTAAGTGCAAATGGATACTTTGATGCTGACATCGGTGTGTATGCAAACGGAATCGCTGCCTTCTCGGATAAAAACGCCGGCAATGGCAAGCAGGTCACAATAACCGGATTTACCGTTGGCGGGAGGACCGACGCGGCTAGCCTTCTCGTCGGAAACTACATCGTTAACCCGGTTACGTTAACGGCCGATATTACGCCGAAGGCGCTGACGATCGACGGCATCACGGCCACTAACAAAACCTACGACGGCACGACGGCCGCCACGATTAACGTCGGCGCCGCGACCCTGACCGGAAAAGTCGGATCGGATGATCTAAGAGTGGACGTTTCGGCAAGCACGGCTGATTTCGCGGGCGTAGACGCCGGCAATGGGCAAATCGTCGTGATCAACGGTTTGGCCATTGGCGGGACGGATAAGAATAACTATGCGTTGACGAGCACCTCCGCGTACGCATTAGCCAATATAACGCCCAAGCCGCTTACCCTAACCGGCCTTGCGGGAATCGATAAAGTCTATGACGGTACGACCGGCGCGCAAGTTAGCTATGGCGGAATACAGTTCACCGGAGTCATCATTTCGGACTTCTTAACTTTAAATTTTGCAAACCAAAACGTCGCCTTCTCGGATAAAAATGCCGGCAACGGCAAACTGATCACGGTCACCGGATTGGCTATTACAGGCCCCGATGCCGCTAACTATACCCTTAACCCCGTTACGGCGACGGCGAATATTATGCCTAAGCAGCTCAGCGTCACGGGCATTACCGCCAATGACAAAACGTATGATGGCGACGCTGGCACAACGCTCGACTTTAGCGCCGCGAACCTGACGGGGAAAGTCGGAACGGACGATGTGTCGTTGGATACCGCGGCGGTTACGGGCGCTTTCGCGAATAAAGACGCCGGCAACGGCAAGTCCGTCGCGATTAGTGGACTGGCACTTAAAGGCGCGGCAAGCGGCAACTATACGTTGTCTTCCACGACAGCAGCAGCAACGGCCGATATTATGCCGAAGACGATCAGCGTCACGGGCATTGCTGCCAACGATAAAATATACGATGGCGAAACAACCGCCATGCTCGACTTTAGCGCTGCGAGCTTGACGGGGAAAGTCGGAACGGACGATGTGTCGTTGGATACCGCGGCCGTAACCGGGACGTTCTCGGACGAAGACGCTGCCGCCGGCAAGTCCGTTGCGATCAGCGGCTTGGCGCTGAAAGGCGCGGCGGGCGGCAATTATACGCTGTCTTCCACGACGGCTGCCGCAACGGCAGATATTACGCCGAAGCAGGTAAGCGTCACGGGCATTACAGCCGATGACAAAACGTACGACGGCGACGCAAACGCAACGCTCGACTTTAGCGCTGCGAGCTTGACGGGGAAAGTCGGAACGGACGATGTGTCGTTGGATACCGCGTCCGTAACCGGGACTTTCTCGGATAGAAACTCTGACACCGGCAAGTCCGTCGCGATTAGCGGCCTGGCCCTTAGCGGAGCAGCAAGCGGCAATTATACGCTGGCATCCGCGACAGCAACCGCAACGGCCGATATTACGCCGAAGCCGCTTGCCGTTACGGGCATTACCGCCAGAAACAAAACGTACGATGGCAAGACAACCGCCAAGATCGACGTCGGCACGGCGGCGCTGACCGGAATCGTCGGCACGGATGATGTGGGTTTGGACGCGTCAGCAGCCGCAGGCGAATTCGCAGACCGCAAAACAGGCAGAGGCAAGACAGTGACCGTCAGCGGCTTGGCCCTCACGGGAACCGATGCCGGCAATTATACGCTCGATCCGTACACGACGACGGCTAACATTAACAGCGTCAGCGTGGATCCAGGCCCCGGCCAAGAGGTCGCGCCCGAGAATCACGATTTGTGGACCGAAACAACGAGTCAACTCGATGGCAATGCCGTTACGACGGCGACCGTGAATCAGACTGAACTGGAAGCGTTGCTTGCCGAAGGACAAGCACGGCATATTACGATCGATGTGCAAGCGGAATCCGATGACGTGCGCATTGTTTTGAATGGCCAAATGATTCAAATGCTAAATGATAATAACGCCACTCTGGAAATCAGAACAGGTCGCTCCACGTATACGCTGAACGCTCAGCAGCTCAACATCGACCAAGCGGTCAAACAATGGGGCCAAAGCATCTCGCTGCAAGACGTGATCGTTCAAATTGAACTCGCATCGCCATCTTCGGAGATGCTGAAAGTGGCAGAAGATGCAGCGGTCGCAGGCAAGTTCACCGTGCAGGTGCCGCCTGTCGAGTTTGCAATCCATGTCGACTATGAAGGTGCGAGCGTGCCGGTCTCCAGCTTCAGCGCTTATGTGAAGCGTACGATCGCACTCCCGGACGATGTCGATCCGGCTAAGATTACGACTGCAGTCGTCATCGAGACCAACGGAACGGTTCATCATGTACCGACCAAGATCGTCCAAGTCGATGGCAAATTTTATGCGCAAATCAGCAGCCTGACCAATAGCACGTATGCCGTCATCTGGCACCCTGTCGCCTTCAGCGATATGACCGCGCACTGGGCCAAAGCCGCCGTTAATGATATGGGCTCGCGGATGATCATCGAGGGAACGGGAGACGGTCGTTTCAATCCTGACGGTGAGATTACCCGTGCCGAATTCTTGGCGATTCTCGTTCGCGGACTTGGACTCAAGCCGACAGGCGGTTCGTCGACATTCACGGATGTCAAAGCGACGGACTGGTTCGCCAGTGCCGTGAATACGGCTGCAGCATACCAACTCGTTACTGGGGATAAGAACGGCGCATTCCTGCCGAATGACAAGATTACGCGCGAGCAGGCGATGACCATTCTCTCCAAAGCCATGAAGCTCACCGGGCTTCAAAACAAACTGTCCGATGCCGCAAGCGATACGGTGCTGCATTCTTATGCAGATGCGGCGGCAGTGTCCGCGTGGGCGAGAAGCGGCGTTGCCGACAGCGTACTGGCGGGCATTGTCACGGGCAAGAGCAACGGCAAGCTGGCGCCGAAAGACCATATGACGAGAGCCGAGACGGCGACGGTCATTCAGCGGCTGCTGCAGCAATCCGATTTGATTTAA
- a CDS encoding protein adenylyltransferase SelO has product MNGTDGIENEMGWRFDNSYARLPEIFYSKQHPAPASAPKLAVLNETVAASLGLNVQSLQTEEGTAVFAGNRIPAGALPLAQAYAGHQFGHLNMLGDGRALLIGEQITPDGERFDIQLKGSGRTPYSRGGDGRAALGPMLREYIISEAMHALGIPTTRSLAVTTTGESIFRETELPGAVLTRVAASHLRVGTFVFAAGRGTIDELRAMADYAWERHFAGGQAGENANENQGGNRYLSLLQEVIKRQASLIAKWQLVGFIHGVMNTDNMAISGETIDYGPCAFMDAYDPATVFSSIDRQGRYAYGNQPQIGAWNLARFAETLLPLLHDDEEQAVKLAEDAIAAFPAAFHAHWLDGMRAKLGLLNEEAEDEALIDDLLDIMRKHRADYTNTFRALTFDEPENTAMFGTSGFTEWHERWQTRRGRQQALHASSQQLMQASNPAVIPRNHRVEEALEAAAAGDYGVMERLLAALANPFAHAPEQEAYCSLPDDSSAPYRTFCGT; this is encoded by the coding sequence ATGAACGGCACGGACGGGATTGAAAATGAAATGGGCTGGCGCTTCGACAATAGCTATGCCCGCCTGCCGGAGATCTTCTATTCGAAGCAGCATCCGGCGCCGGCAAGCGCGCCGAAGCTGGCTGTGCTGAATGAAACGGTAGCGGCGTCGTTGGGATTGAACGTGCAATCGCTGCAGACCGAGGAAGGTACGGCGGTGTTCGCCGGCAACCGGATTCCCGCAGGCGCGCTGCCGCTCGCTCAAGCATACGCCGGGCATCAATTCGGGCATTTGAACATGCTCGGCGACGGCAGGGCCTTGCTGATCGGCGAGCAAATCACGCCTGACGGCGAGAGATTCGATATTCAGCTCAAAGGCTCGGGGCGGACGCCTTATTCCCGAGGCGGCGACGGCAGGGCGGCGCTTGGCCCGATGCTGCGCGAATACATCATCAGCGAAGCCATGCATGCGCTGGGCATTCCGACGACTCGCAGTCTAGCGGTGACGACGACAGGGGAGTCCATTTTCCGCGAAACGGAGCTGCCGGGCGCCGTTCTGACTCGCGTGGCGGCCAGCCATCTGCGCGTCGGCACGTTCGTGTTCGCTGCGGGGAGAGGAACGATCGACGAGCTGCGGGCGATGGCGGATTACGCATGGGAAAGGCATTTTGCCGGCGGTCAAGCGGGAGAGAACGCGAATGAGAACCAAGGCGGGAATCGATACTTGTCCCTGCTTCAGGAAGTCATTAAGCGTCAGGCGTCGCTGATCGCCAAGTGGCAGCTCGTTGGGTTTATTCACGGGGTGATGAATACCGACAACATGGCTATCAGCGGTGAGACGATCGATTACGGCCCTTGCGCGTTCATGGATGCCTACGATCCGGCTACGGTGTTCAGTTCGATCGACAGGCAAGGCCGCTATGCCTACGGCAATCAACCGCAGATCGGCGCATGGAATTTGGCGAGATTCGCCGAGACGCTGCTGCCCTTGCTGCATGACGACGAGGAGCAGGCCGTCAAGCTCGCCGAGGACGCGATCGCGGCATTCCCGGCAGCGTTTCACGCGCATTGGCTCGACGGGATGAGGGCCAAGCTGGGACTGTTGAACGAAGAGGCGGAGGATGAGGCGTTGATCGATGACCTGCTCGACATCATGCGGAAGCACCGGGCCGATTATACGAATACGTTCCGCGCATTAACGTTCGATGAGCCGGAGAATACCGCGATGTTCGGCACGTCGGGCTTTACGGAATGGCATGAGCGTTGGCAAACAAGACGCGGCCGGCAGCAGGCGCTGCATGCTTCATCGCAGCAGTTGATGCAGGCCAGCAATCCGGCGGTAATTCCGCGCAATCATCGGGTGGAAGAAGCGCTGGAGGCAGCGGCGGCGGGAGATTACGGCGTCATGGAACGGCTGCTCGCTGCGCTGGCGAATCCATTCGCGCATGCGCCCGAGCAGGAAGCTTATTGTTCGCTGCCTGACGATTCTTCCGCTCCGTATCGGACGTTCTGCGGAACCTGA
- a CDS encoding Gfo/Idh/MocA family protein: MNKFTASVVGGGAGGLLSMKALAESGRFELKAAADLRPEICEKLKAQFPGIQTFTDHHEMFAQCPTDVVCVSTFPPSHEEVTMDALKLPLKGILVEKPLGHTVASGRAILEAIKGRRLPMVVPHGMLAKITPLEIISRVHRGEIGELKLLEIQNTKWDIINAGIHWLNFFVQLTGNEPLAYVLAQADTSTRTYRDGMQVETAAVTYAQTASGIRAVMMTGDDVLVNREGKETLFRIVGTRGVIEFWGWENGYWLQNEAHPGGSLIVPEEFPVTGHQRHLENMADLIEEGTADYRLADSSLAALEIVEGAYLSATHGGIVRFPVDAFEPPSAGAKAWIPGIPYAGIGGGRDGRQL; this comes from the coding sequence ATGAACAAATTTACGGCGTCCGTAGTGGGCGGCGGGGCAGGCGGGCTATTAAGCATGAAAGCGCTTGCGGAATCGGGACGATTCGAATTGAAAGCGGCTGCCGATTTGCGGCCGGAGATTTGCGAGAAACTGAAGGCGCAATTTCCGGGTATCCAAACGTTTACGGACCACCATGAGATGTTCGCGCAATGTCCGACAGACGTCGTTTGCGTCAGTACGTTCCCCCCTTCGCATGAAGAGGTGACGATGGACGCGCTGAAGCTCCCTTTGAAAGGGATCCTCGTGGAGAAGCCGCTCGGCCATACCGTCGCTTCCGGCCGTGCGATCCTGGAGGCGATCAAGGGCCGCCGGCTGCCGATGGTCGTCCCGCACGGCATGCTGGCGAAGATCACGCCGCTGGAAATTATCTCGCGCGTTCACCGCGGCGAGATTGGCGAGCTGAAGCTGCTGGAAATTCAAAATACCAAATGGGACATCATCAATGCCGGCATCCATTGGCTCAACTTCTTCGTTCAATTGACCGGCAACGAGCCGCTCGCGTATGTCTTGGCTCAGGCCGATACGAGTACGCGCACGTACCGCGACGGCATGCAGGTGGAGACGGCTGCGGTCACGTACGCGCAGACGGCGAGCGGCATTCGGGCGGTCATGATGACCGGAGACGACGTGCTGGTTAACCGCGAAGGCAAAGAAACGTTGTTCCGGATCGTCGGCACGCGCGGCGTCATCGAATTCTGGGGCTGGGAGAACGGCTATTGGCTGCAGAATGAAGCGCATCCCGGCGGCAGCCTGATCGTGCCGGAGGAATTCCCGGTTACCGGCCATCAGCGCCATTTGGAGAATATGGCGGATTTGATTGAAGAGGGAACGGCGGATTACCGTCTGGCGGACAGCTCGCTGGCAGCGCTGGAAATCGTTGAAGGTGCGTACCTCTCCGCGACTCACGGCGGCATCGTCAGGTTTCCCGTCGATGCGTTCGAACCGCCTTCCGCGGGGGCGAAGGCTTGGATTCCGGGCATTCCGTATGCCGGCATCGGCGGCGGCCGAGACGGGAGGCAGCTATGA